A region of Bradyrhizobium sp. SZCCHNS1050 DNA encodes the following proteins:
- a CDS encoding OmpA family protein produces the protein MRRTARSLLSGPIVASLMAASAPAWSQEPGREDIVRQLGRFETAPTLDLPALKQQTQERSRSRGRNEPPPQKRPPIAPELMNLPAFNVDIQFDVDTPIVRPESYQTVGRIADAMVYSDLLPYTFLIVGHVEANGKREANVILSQRRADAIRDILANTFKISVKRLQSIGLGEEQLLDPSKPTAAVNQQIQIIPIAKTVEEAAPPPSAPAPAAPHKQAPRKHRS, from the coding sequence ATGCGGCGGACCGCGAGATCATTGCTGTCAGGGCCGATCGTGGCTTCGCTGATGGCCGCGAGCGCGCCCGCCTGGTCGCAGGAGCCGGGTCGCGAGGACATCGTGCGCCAGCTCGGCCGCTTCGAAACCGCACCCACGCTGGATCTGCCGGCGCTGAAGCAGCAGACGCAGGAGCGTTCCAGGTCGCGCGGGCGCAACGAGCCACCGCCGCAGAAGCGTCCGCCGATCGCGCCGGAGCTGATGAATCTGCCGGCCTTCAACGTCGACATCCAGTTCGACGTGGACACGCCGATCGTGCGCCCGGAATCGTACCAGACCGTCGGGCGGATCGCCGATGCGATGGTGTATTCCGATCTGCTGCCCTACACCTTCCTGATCGTCGGCCATGTCGAGGCCAACGGCAAGCGCGAGGCCAACGTCATCCTGAGCCAGCGCCGCGCCGACGCGATCCGCGACATCCTGGCGAACACCTTCAAGATCTCGGTCAAGCGGCTGCAATCGATCGGACTTGGCGAGGAGCAGTTGCTCGACCCGTCCAAGCCGACCGCCGCCGTCAATCAGCAGATCCAGATCATCCCGATCGCAAAGACCGTCGAAGAGGCCGCGCCGCCGCCTTCGGCCCCTGCCCCGGCAGCGCCCCACAAGCAGGCCCCGCGCAAGCATCGCAGTTGA
- a CDS encoding Mpo1-like protein produces MNAMFRRQMVDYVEYHRDPRNGLMHVFGIILLFLGAVLPLSLWHFDAFGIRIGLGAVLALPVLLYWLLLDAALGAGILAFAVLFLAAAMMIADHVHGVAFWALFAALIIFGFVSQAVGHKVFERNNPSLLDHPAHLFLGPMFVMAKLYMALGLRPSVSDLIAPDWSPDRLASDRLQGDQHSRP; encoded by the coding sequence ATGAACGCCATGTTCCGACGCCAGATGGTCGACTACGTCGAATACCATCGCGATCCGCGCAACGGCCTGATGCATGTGTTCGGGATCATCCTGTTGTTCCTGGGCGCCGTGCTGCCCCTGAGCTTGTGGCATTTCGACGCGTTCGGCATCCGGATCGGCCTCGGCGCCGTGCTGGCGCTGCCCGTCCTGCTCTACTGGCTGCTGCTCGATGCCGCACTCGGGGCCGGCATCCTGGCCTTCGCCGTGCTGTTCCTTGCTGCGGCCATGATGATCGCCGATCACGTCCATGGCGTCGCCTTCTGGGCGCTGTTTGCCGCGCTCATCATCTTCGGCTTTGTCTCGCAGGCCGTGGGCCACAAGGTGTTCGAGCGCAACAATCCATCTCTGCTGGATCATCCGGCGCATCTCTTTCTCGGTCCGATGTTCGTGATGGCGAAATTGTACATGGCGTTGGGTCTGCGGCCTTCGGTGTCCGACCTCATCGCGCCGGACTGGTCGCCGGATCGGCTCGCATCGGACCGGCTTCAAGGCGATCAGCACTCGCGCCCCTAA
- a CDS encoding NAD-dependent epimerase/dehydratase family protein, with translation MKVLVTGGSGFIGHHLVSALATRGAEVRVLDIRCPSHMIADVEYIEGSVLDAGLVKQAVAGVDQVYHLAGLPGMWMPDREDFYRVNCVGTETVLAAARAGRVRRFLHCSTESILFDYPGSTGAASAPTAPPAEAMPGAYTRSKALAEARAMAAAADGFPVVVGTPTMPIGPHDSNLTPPSQMLRHFLDSRLQLYLDFVVNLVDVRDVADGLILAMERGKVGGRYVFGGESLRLSRILDLMAAISGRKHVAVAVPGRLAELSAGMLELVSDHLTKRCPSGTAEGVRIARAASDLSIDRAKRELGYVPRPIEPTLRETIGFLLGSEPGKRLDGKQHPFRTAAE, from the coding sequence ATGAAAGTCCTCGTCACCGGCGGCAGCGGTTTCATCGGCCATCACCTCGTCTCTGCGCTCGCGACGCGGGGCGCGGAGGTGCGTGTGCTCGATATTCGCTGCCCCAGCCACATGATCGCTGACGTCGAGTACATCGAAGGCTCGGTGCTCGATGCGGGCCTGGTGAAGCAGGCGGTCGCCGGCGTCGATCAGGTCTATCATCTGGCTGGACTGCCCGGCATGTGGATGCCGGACCGCGAGGACTTCTACCGCGTCAATTGCGTGGGCACGGAGACGGTGCTGGCGGCGGCGCGCGCCGGCCGGGTGCGCCGGTTCCTGCACTGCTCGACCGAATCCATCCTGTTCGACTATCCCGGCTCGACCGGCGCCGCATCGGCACCGACCGCACCGCCGGCCGAGGCGATGCCCGGCGCCTATACGCGCTCCAAGGCGCTGGCGGAGGCCCGCGCCATGGCCGCCGCGGCGGACGGCTTCCCCGTCGTGGTGGGCACGCCGACAATGCCGATCGGGCCGCACGACAGCAACCTGACACCGCCCTCGCAGATGCTGCGGCACTTCCTGGACAGCCGGCTCCAGCTCTATCTCGACTTCGTCGTCAACCTGGTCGACGTCCGCGACGTCGCGGACGGCCTGATCCTGGCGATGGAGCGCGGCAAGGTCGGCGGCCGCTACGTGTTCGGCGGCGAGAGCCTGCGTCTCAGCCGGATCCTCGATCTCATGGCGGCGATCAGCGGCCGCAAACATGTCGCGGTCGCCGTGCCCGGCCGGCTGGCCGAGCTGTCGGCGGGCATGCTCGAGCTCGTCTCCGATCACCTCACCAAGCGCTGCCCGTCCGGCACCGCCGAGGGGGTGCGGATCGCCCGCGCGGCCTCGGATCTGTCGATCGACAGGGCCAAACGCGAGCTCGGCTACGTCCCGCGCCCGATCGAGCCGACCTTGCGCGAGACGATCGGCTTTCTGCTCGGTTCCGAGCCGGGAAAGCGGCTCGACGGTAAACAACACCCTTTTCGCACCGCGGCCGAATAG
- a CDS encoding isoprenylcysteine carboxylmethyltransferase family protein: MSGDASPISSFAFSGWTTTWPTSLLAIIWLIWLASWVGASFWSGQTRKHVTVIKTSRYHALIVLGGILFTPWTSRLLGEKPFWTPGETGVYLLTVVTLAGIAFTWWARIHLGRFWSNAITHKEGHKVIDTGPYGMVRHPIYTGLILGMIATGIAVGTVTAVLGAVLISLGMAWKAKMEEVFLAQELGPDYVTYRQRVPMIIPFLPPG, translated from the coding sequence ATGTCCGGCGATGCCAGCCCCATCTCGTCGTTTGCGTTCAGCGGATGGACCACCACCTGGCCCACCTCGCTGCTGGCCATCATCTGGCTGATCTGGCTCGCGAGCTGGGTCGGCGCCTCGTTCTGGTCGGGGCAGACCCGCAAGCATGTGACGGTGATCAAGACCAGCCGCTATCACGCGCTGATCGTGCTCGGCGGCATCCTGTTCACGCCGTGGACCTCGCGCCTGCTCGGCGAGAAGCCGTTCTGGACTCCCGGTGAGACCGGCGTCTACCTGCTGACCGTCGTCACCCTGGCCGGCATCGCCTTCACCTGGTGGGCGCGCATCCATCTCGGTCGCTTCTGGTCCAACGCGATCACCCACAAGGAAGGCCACAAGGTCATCGACACCGGCCCCTACGGCATGGTCCGTCACCCCATCTATACCGGGCTGATCCTCGGCATGATCGCCACCGGCATCGCGGTGGGCACGGTGACCGCCGTGCTGGGCGCCGTCCTGATCTCGCTCGGGATGGCCTGGAAGGCAAAGATGGAAGAGGTCTTCCTCGCGCAGGAGCTCGGGCCGGATTACGTCACCTACCGGCAGCGCGTGCCGATGATCATTCCGTTCCTGCCGCCGGGCTAG
- a CDS encoding alpha/beta fold hydrolase yields the protein MTSVARIAKRWLGPAKVAAGRRLLAILVTAPLLAGLAAPSISRAAQPGAASAPAPTRSAKASPAATPAAIRAVPTAPPEISQPLPPPRVYLFRGALGPLFSTGMDRLAEKIEQAGYRASVYEFTLCDLIALQVAKNYRQEPGPIVLIGHSMGGLCSVRIAITLQEQNIPVALVVTVDPAHATKSVPPNVQRFINLFLSDNILGGGDVKPEPGFRGHYASFDMKDHDEVTHINIDKMEDVHAQLVTMISQLSQTSATADADPVPLRYLVPPKASVELWDSGTALAVRPGETLDQIATNYHVPLWALQQSNRGLATQPLVPGQRIILPRHLLPQAANQSPQPPSEAQARR from the coding sequence ATGACCAGCGTGGCGCGAATCGCGAAGCGGTGGCTCGGTCCAGCCAAGGTGGCTGCCGGCAGGAGACTGCTCGCGATCCTCGTCACCGCACCTTTGCTCGCGGGACTTGCCGCCCCAAGCATCTCGCGGGCCGCCCAGCCCGGCGCTGCGTCCGCCCCCGCGCCGACCAGATCCGCCAAGGCATCCCCGGCAGCAACCCCCGCGGCGATCCGCGCCGTACCGACTGCGCCGCCCGAGATCAGCCAGCCGCTGCCGCCGCCGCGGGTGTACCTGTTCCGCGGCGCGCTCGGGCCGCTGTTCTCGACCGGGATGGATCGTCTGGCCGAAAAGATCGAGCAGGCCGGCTACCGGGCCAGTGTCTATGAATTCACGCTGTGCGACCTGATCGCGCTCCAGGTGGCCAAGAACTACCGCCAGGAGCCGGGCCCGATCGTGCTGATCGGCCATTCGATGGGCGGGCTGTGCAGCGTCCGCATCGCGATCACGCTGCAGGAGCAGAACATCCCGGTTGCCCTCGTCGTCACCGTCGATCCGGCGCATGCGACCAAGAGCGTGCCGCCCAACGTGCAGCGCTTCATCAACCTGTTCCTGTCCGACAACATTCTCGGCGGCGGCGACGTCAAGCCGGAGCCCGGCTTTCGCGGTCACTACGCCAGTTTCGACATGAAGGATCATGATGAGGTCACGCACATCAACATCGACAAGATGGAGGACGTGCACGCCCAATTGGTCACCATGATCAGCCAATTGTCGCAGACCTCGGCGACCGCCGACGCGGACCCGGTGCCGCTGCGCTACTTGGTGCCGCCGAAAGCCTCCGTGGAGCTGTGGGACAGCGGCACTGCTCTGGCGGTACGGCCGGGCGAGACCCTGGACCAGATCGCCACCAATTATCACGTTCCGCTCTGGGCGCTCCAGCAATCCAACCGCGGCCTCGCCACCCAGCCGTTGGTCCCCGGCCAGCGCATCATCCTGCCGCGCCACCTGCTGCCGCAGGCGGCAAACCAGTCGCCGCAGCCGCCTTCGGAAGCCCAGGCCAGACGCTGA
- a CDS encoding ABC transporter ATP-binding protein, with protein sequence MAPVISVTGLSKTYSSGFTSLNNVDLAIERGEIFALLGPNGAGKTTLISIICGIVNASAGKVAVGGHDINRDYRAARALIGLVPQELHTDSFETVWATVSFSRGLFGKPKNPALIEKILKDLSLWDKKDAKIITLSGGMKRRVMIAKALSHEPQVLFLDEPTAGVDVELRKGMWDVVRELKAAGVTIILTTHYIEEAEEMADRVGVINKGEIVLVEDKAKLMAKLGRKRLSLHLQHRIETIPETLAPYHLALSDDGWRLAYDYDTKGERTGITSLLGDLRTAGIRFVDLETKQSSLEDIFVSLVRQ encoded by the coding sequence ATGGCTCCCGTCATTTCCGTTACCGGCCTGTCGAAGACCTATTCCTCGGGCTTCACCTCGCTCAACAATGTCGATCTCGCGATCGAGCGGGGCGAGATCTTCGCGCTGCTCGGGCCCAACGGCGCGGGCAAGACGACGCTGATCAGCATCATCTGCGGCATCGTCAATGCGTCCGCGGGCAAGGTCGCGGTCGGCGGCCACGACATCAACCGCGACTACCGTGCCGCACGGGCGCTGATCGGGCTGGTGCCGCAGGAGCTGCACACCGATTCGTTCGAGACCGTATGGGCCACGGTCAGCTTCAGCCGGGGGCTGTTCGGCAAGCCGAAGAACCCCGCCCTGATCGAGAAGATCCTCAAGGACCTGTCGCTCTGGGACAAGAAGGACGCCAAGATCATCACGCTCTCCGGCGGCATGAAGCGCCGCGTGATGATCGCGAAGGCGCTCTCGCACGAGCCGCAGGTGCTGTTCCTGGACGAGCCGACCGCGGGCGTCGACGTCGAGCTGCGCAAGGGCATGTGGGACGTCGTGCGCGAGCTGAAGGCCGCCGGCGTCACCATCATTCTCACCACGCACTACATCGAGGAAGCCGAGGAGATGGCCGATCGCGTCGGCGTCATCAACAAGGGCGAGATCGTGCTGGTCGAGGACAAGGCCAAGCTGATGGCGAAGCTCGGCCGGAAGCGGCTGAGCCTGCATCTGCAGCACCGGATCGAGACCATCCCCGAGACGCTCGCGCCCTATCATCTGGCGCTGTCGGACGACGGCTGGCGGCTCGCCTATGACTACGATACCAAGGGCGAGCGCACCGGCATCACCAGCCTGCTCGGCGATCTCAGGACCGCCGGCATCCGCTTCGTCGATCTCGAGACCAAGCAATCATCCCTTGAAGACATCTTCGTGAGCCTGGTGCGGCAATGA
- a CDS encoding ABC transporter permease, with the protein MNFRAVAAIYKFEMARTWRTLLQSIVSPVVSTSLYFVVFGAAIGSRISHVEGVSYGTFIVPGLVMLSVLTQSISNASFGIYFPKFIGTIYEILSAPISHFEIVLGYVGAAATKSIILGLIILATAGLFVPLHIQHPVWMLSFLVLTAVTFSLFGFIIGIWADGFEKLQMVPMLVVTPLTFLGGSFYSVNMLPPTWHSIALLNPVVYLISGFRWSFYEIADVRVEISVGVTLLFLAICMTIIWWIFKTGYRLKH; encoded by the coding sequence ATGAATTTTCGCGCGGTCGCCGCAATCTACAAGTTCGAAATGGCGCGCACCTGGCGCACGCTGCTGCAGAGCATCGTGTCGCCCGTCGTGTCGACCTCGCTCTACTTCGTCGTGTTCGGCGCCGCGATCGGCTCGCGCATCAGCCACGTCGAGGGCGTCAGCTACGGCACCTTCATCGTGCCCGGCCTCGTGATGCTGTCGGTGCTGACCCAGAGCATCTCCAACGCCTCGTTCGGGATCTACTTCCCGAAATTCATCGGCACGATCTACGAGATCCTCTCGGCGCCGATCTCGCATTTCGAGATCGTGCTCGGCTATGTCGGTGCGGCCGCGACGAAATCCATCATTCTCGGGCTGATCATCCTCGCGACCGCCGGGCTGTTCGTGCCGCTGCACATCCAGCACCCGGTGTGGATGCTGTCGTTCCTGGTGCTGACGGCCGTGACCTTCAGCCTGTTCGGCTTCATCATCGGCATCTGGGCCGACGGCTTCGAGAAGCTGCAGATGGTCCCGATGCTGGTGGTGACGCCGCTCACGTTCCTCGGCGGCAGCTTCTACTCGGTCAACATGCTGCCGCCAACCTGGCATTCGATCGCGCTGCTCAACCCGGTGGTCTACCTGATCTCGGGCTTTCGCTGGAGCTTCTACGAGATCGCCGACGTCAGGGTGGAAATCAGCGTCGGCGTGACGCTGCTGTTCCTGGCGATCTGCATGACGATCATCTGGTGGATCTTCAAGACGGGCTACCGGCTCAAGCATTGA
- a CDS encoding L,D-transpeptidase gives MRTILFAVAGFAFLSATPALAKIDITVDKNSQIMTVAVDGVERYRWPVSTGIPSRETPNGSFRAFRMEADHFSKEFDDAPMPHSIFFTKVGHAIHGTDSESRLGTPASHGCVRLSKANATTLYDLVQKDGVLNTTVTLTGSAEVALARNPRRGTAVARRDVPQQYDDSGEPVVLTPQPQMLPGRQVVPQQRLDDGYIYPADGSDNGVRYPAPRGTARRVYDAQAYPQQQQYDYQNGNPSYAQPRYYQPRSYYQPRGYYTYQD, from the coding sequence ATGCGTACCATCCTTTTTGCAGTTGCCGGCTTCGCCTTTCTGTCGGCCACGCCGGCTCTGGCCAAGATCGACATCACGGTCGACAAGAACAGCCAGATCATGACGGTCGCCGTCGATGGCGTCGAGCGCTATCGATGGCCAGTCTCGACCGGCATTCCCTCACGGGAAACGCCGAATGGCTCGTTCCGCGCCTTCCGCATGGAGGCCGATCATTTTTCCAAGGAATTCGACGACGCACCGATGCCGCATTCGATCTTCTTCACGAAGGTCGGTCACGCGATTCACGGCACGGATTCGGAAAGCCGCCTCGGGACCCCGGCGTCCCACGGCTGCGTCCGGCTGTCCAAGGCCAACGCCACGACGCTCTACGACCTGGTGCAAAAGGACGGCGTGCTCAACACCACGGTGACCCTGACCGGCTCGGCCGAGGTGGCGCTGGCGCGCAATCCACGCCGCGGCACCGCTGTTGCCCGCCGCGACGTGCCGCAGCAGTATGACGACAGCGGCGAGCCGGTCGTGCTGACGCCGCAGCCACAGATGCTGCCCGGACGCCAGGTCGTTCCGCAGCAGCGGCTCGATGACGGCTACATCTATCCCGCCGACGGCAGCGACAACGGCGTGCGTTATCCGGCGCCGCGCGGCACGGCCCGGCGCGTCTATGACGCCCAGGCCTATCCGCAGCAGCAGCAGTACGATTACCAAAACGGCAATCCGAGCTACGCGCAGCCGCGCTATTACCAGCCGCGCTCTTATTATCAGCCGCGCGGCTACTACACCTATCAGGACTGA
- a CDS encoding ABC transporter permease, with translation MQKKDLSLLILILVVGAVVAFINPRFLLVGNLSNTANQVGMFGIFSIAEAFVIIVGGIELAVGSVIALLGVLFIDLIVNRDVDWVAALFLILAGGVAIGLVHGTLVTKMRIQPFVVTLCGLLIYRGAARYYTEDATAGFGYGASFPALEWLAAGRTDVLGFPLPHSVVALAIVAGIAWLVLHRSVYGRYFYAVGKNEEAARYSGIRSDRVTIAAYVICGALTALAAVLLAMYTRSISPAVHGSFYELYAIAAAVLGGCSLRGGEGSVIGVVLGTILLQMLQNLVNLLGIPSSLNFAVMGTVILIGVLADQYFVQRRARMPTARGQASADRASASLERVNAE, from the coding sequence GTGCAGAAAAAAGATCTCAGCCTGCTGATCCTGATCCTGGTGGTCGGCGCCGTCGTCGCCTTCATCAACCCGCGCTTCCTGCTGGTCGGCAACCTCTCCAATACCGCCAACCAGGTCGGCATGTTCGGAATCTTCTCGATCGCCGAGGCCTTCGTCATCATCGTTGGCGGCATCGAGCTCGCCGTGGGCTCGGTGATCGCGTTGCTCGGCGTGCTGTTCATCGACCTCATCGTCAACCGGGACGTCGACTGGGTCGCCGCCTTGTTCCTCATCCTCGCCGGCGGCGTCGCCATCGGCCTGGTCCACGGCACGCTGGTGACCAAGATGCGCATCCAGCCCTTCGTGGTGACCCTGTGCGGACTTTTGATCTATCGCGGCGCGGCCCGTTATTACACCGAGGATGCCACGGCCGGCTTCGGCTACGGCGCGAGCTTCCCGGCGCTGGAATGGCTGGCCGCCGGCCGCACCGATGTCCTCGGCTTTCCGCTGCCGCATAGCGTCGTGGCGCTCGCCATCGTGGCCGGCATCGCCTGGCTGGTGCTGCACCGCTCGGTGTACGGCCGCTATTTCTACGCGGTCGGCAAGAACGAGGAGGCGGCGCGCTACTCCGGCATCCGGTCCGATCGGGTGACGATCGCGGCCTATGTGATCTGCGGCGCCCTGACGGCGCTCGCCGCGGTCCTGCTGGCGATGTACACCCGCTCGATCTCGCCGGCGGTACACGGCTCGTTCTACGAGCTCTATGCGATCGCCGCAGCGGTGCTCGGGGGCTGTTCGCTGCGCGGCGGCGAGGGCTCGGTCATCGGCGTCGTGCTCGGCACGATCCTGCTGCAGATGCTGCAGAACCTGGTCAATCTGCTGGGCATCCCGAGCTCGCTCAATTTCGCCGTGATGGGCACGGTGATCCTGATCGGCGTGCTGGCCGATCAGTATTTCGTGCAGCGGCGCGCGCGCATGCCGACGGCCCGCGGGCAGGCCAGCGCCGATCGTGCGTCCGCCTCGCTCGAGCGGGTCAACGCCGAGTGA
- a CDS encoding sugar ABC transporter ATP-binding protein, with protein MREPFLELIDIGKTYPGVVALDHASLSVAPGEVIALVGENGAGKSTLMRVLGGVVEPSSGTIRIDGAARTSYTVADAIASGIAFVHQELNLFDNLDVAGNVFIGREPVYGGPLRLIDRATLRARVRPLIARLGADFEPETPLAELSLAQRQLVEIMKALSLDARCVIMDEPTSSLTLSETERLMQVIAGLKAGGVSVIFITHRLNEVMQCADRAIVLRDGRMVGALTRDELSPAAMIRLMIGRDLRSLYVPPAAPPGEAVLDVVEAVTATYPNQAVSLQLRRGEILGLAGLVGSGRTELARGIFGVEPLLAGGISLEGEPIRISTPRAAIDRGIYLIPEDRKACGLLLDLSIAENISLPDLASYLSFGLVDIRRETENADRQRERLKIRASDVKVSVGTLSGGNQQKVVLAKWLSMRPKVLIFDEPTRGIDVGAKQEIYDMLRRLADSGVAILMISSDMEEVIGVSDRIAVMHEGMISGFLARNEFSEHNVLQLAVGHTV; from the coding sequence GTGCGCGAGCCCTTCCTCGAGCTGATCGACATCGGCAAGACCTATCCTGGCGTGGTCGCGCTCGACCACGCCAGCCTGTCGGTCGCGCCCGGCGAGGTGATCGCCCTGGTCGGCGAGAACGGCGCCGGCAAGTCGACCTTGATGCGCGTGCTCGGCGGCGTCGTCGAGCCGAGCAGCGGCACGATCCGGATCGATGGCGCGGCGCGGACCAGCTACACGGTGGCGGACGCGATCGCGTCCGGCATCGCCTTCGTCCACCAGGAGCTGAACCTGTTCGACAATCTCGATGTCGCAGGCAACGTCTTCATCGGCCGCGAGCCGGTCTATGGCGGTCCGCTGCGGCTGATCGACCGGGCGACGCTGCGAGCCAGGGTGCGCCCGCTGATCGCGCGCCTCGGGGCCGATTTCGAGCCGGAGACGCCGCTTGCCGAGTTGTCTTTGGCGCAGCGCCAGCTGGTCGAGATCATGAAGGCTTTGTCGCTCGATGCGCGCTGCGTGATCATGGACGAGCCGACCTCCAGCCTGACGCTGTCGGAAACCGAGCGGCTGATGCAGGTCATCGCCGGCCTGAAGGCGGGCGGGGTCAGCGTCATCTTCATCACGCATCGCTTGAACGAAGTCATGCAATGCGCCGATCGCGCGATCGTGCTGCGCGACGGCCGCATGGTTGGCGCGCTCACGCGGGACGAGCTCAGTCCTGCCGCGATGATCCGGCTGATGATCGGCCGGGACCTGCGGTCGCTCTACGTGCCGCCGGCCGCGCCGCCCGGCGAGGCCGTGCTCGACGTGGTGGAGGCCGTGACCGCGACCTATCCCAACCAGGCCGTCAGCCTGCAGCTCCGGCGCGGCGAGATCCTCGGGCTTGCAGGTCTCGTCGGCTCCGGCCGCACCGAGCTCGCGCGCGGCATCTTCGGCGTCGAGCCGCTGCTGGCCGGGGGCATCAGCCTGGAGGGCGAGCCGATCCGCATCTCGACACCGCGCGCGGCGATCGATCGCGGCATCTATCTCATTCCGGAAGACCGCAAGGCCTGCGGCCTGCTGCTCGACCTGTCGATCGCCGAGAACATCTCGCTGCCGGATCTCGCCTCCTATCTCAGCTTTGGACTTGTCGACATCAGGCGTGAGACCGAGAATGCCGACCGGCAGCGCGAACGGCTCAAGATCCGGGCGTCCGACGTCAAGGTCTCGGTCGGCACCTTGTCCGGCGGCAACCAGCAGAAGGTCGTGCTCGCCAAATGGCTGTCGATGCGGCCAAAGGTCTTGATCTTCGACGAGCCGACCCGGGGCATCGATGTCGGCGCCAAGCAGGAGATCTACGACATGCTGCGGCGGCTGGCGGATTCCGGCGTCGCGATCCTGATGATCTCGAGCGACATGGAGGAGGTGATCGGGGTGAGCGACCGGATCGCCGTGATGCATGAAGGCATGATTTCGGGCTTCCTGGCCCGCAACGAGTTCAGCGAGCACAACGTGCTTCAGCTCGCCGTCGGCCATACCGTCTGA
- a CDS encoding sugar-binding protein, producing MKRLWIAGASALLSMALGLGSAGAADKKVLAFVVNGASDFWKIAEAGVKKAQGELPNYNLQLKYPEQAAAAVQQRMLDDLVAAGAAGIMVSAVDPKNQTEHLNKIAAQTVLFTTDSDAPQSKRIAYIGSSNTELGKDAGKLMLKALPNGGKCVGFVGLLGADNARERIEGVKETIKGSKVELVDVRGDEIDQTRAKRNVEDILAAMPDVSCLVGFYSYNTPRIYEVLKEAGKLGKIKIIGFDEDPITLGGVKDGAIEGTVVQQPFEWGYQGMKLMAKVVEGDKSGVPANGIIIVPGKVIEKSNVDDFMAQMKQMLKK from the coding sequence ATGAAGCGTCTTTGGATTGCCGGTGCGTCTGCCTTGTTGTCGATGGCGCTCGGTCTCGGCTCCGCGGGAGCCGCGGACAAGAAGGTCCTCGCCTTCGTCGTCAACGGTGCCTCCGACTTTTGGAAGATCGCCGAGGCCGGCGTGAAGAAGGCGCAGGGCGAGTTGCCCAATTACAACCTGCAGCTCAAATATCCCGAGCAGGCGGCAGCCGCCGTGCAGCAGCGGATGCTGGATGACCTCGTCGCGGCCGGGGCCGCCGGAATCATGGTGAGCGCCGTCGATCCGAAGAACCAGACTGAGCACCTCAACAAGATTGCGGCACAGACGGTGCTCTTCACCACCGACAGCGACGCCCCGCAATCCAAACGCATCGCCTATATCGGCTCCTCCAATACCGAGCTCGGCAAGGATGCCGGCAAGCTGATGCTGAAGGCGCTCCCGAACGGCGGCAAATGTGTCGGCTTCGTCGGCCTGCTCGGGGCTGACAACGCTCGCGAGCGCATCGAAGGCGTGAAGGAGACCATCAAGGGATCGAAGGTCGAACTGGTCGACGTGCGCGGCGACGAGATCGACCAGACCCGGGCCAAGCGCAATGTCGAGGACATCCTGGCAGCGATGCCGGACGTGAGCTGCCTGGTCGGCTTCTATTCCTACAACACCCCGCGCATCTATGAGGTGCTGAAGGAGGCCGGCAAGCTCGGCAAGATCAAGATCATCGGCTTCGACGAGGATCCGATCACGCTCGGCGGCGTCAAGGACGGCGCGATCGAGGGCACCGTCGTGCAGCAGCCGTTCGAGTGGGGCTATCAGGGCATGAAGCTGATGGCGAAGGTCGTTGAGGGCGACAAGTCGGGCGTGCCGGCGAACGGCATCATCATCGTGCCCGGCAAGGTGATCGAGAAGTCGAACGTCGACGACTTCATGGCGCAGATGAAGCAGATGCTGAAGAAGTAG